The window ATCTTTTTGACTTCTTGTATAATACGGCAACAACTCAGCGGAGGTGAGATATGTCGGCTTCAGGAACCTTCAGCTCCAGATACGGCCCGTGGGCGCTGGTGACCGGCGCGGCTCGCGGGCTCGGCGCCGAGTACTCGCGTCAGATCGCATCCAGGGGAATCAACGTCGTGATGGTCGACCTTCTGACCGATGAGTTGGAGCGTACGGCAGAGGAGGTCCGCAAAGCGAGCGGTCGTGACGTAGTGACGATAGCCGCCGACCTTTCACGGCCGGATTTCATCGAAACGATTCTCAAGCGCGTCGAGGGACTTGAGGTCGGCTTGCTAGTGTCGAACGCCGCCTACGGTCCTGTGGGGATGTTTCTAGAGCGGGGGTTGGAGGAGAAGTTGAGGGTATTGGACATAAACGTGCGGGCGCCGTTGACGCTGGTACACGAGTTCGCAATCAAGATGGCGGCGCGCGGGCGCGGCGGGATAATCATGATGTCATCGGCTTCGGCTATGCAGGGGACGCCTTATGTGGCCAACTACGCCGCGACCAAGGCCTACAACCTGATACTGGCGGAAGGCCTCTGGGTCGAGCTGCGGCGGAAAGGCGTCGACGTGCTCGGTTTCATGCCGGGAACTACGCGCACGCCGGGATATTTTGAGTCGGGAGCGCAAATCGGAAAGGCAAAAATGGTGAAGGTCATGGAGCCCGGTCCCACCGTGACCGAGGCGCTGGACGCCCTGGGGAGGAGGCCGAGCCACATCGCGGGGAGGGGTAATCGGATAACGTTTTTCATATCGGGGAAGCTGATGCCGCGCAAAGCGGCGATAGGGCTCGCGGCCAATATACTGGACAAGATGTACAGCGGCAAATAATCGCCGCATATAGGAAAGGGGTCGACGGAGGTTGAGTTATGGAGCAGAAGAAAAACGAAGTGAAGATATACGAGCAGGGGATCGAGGAGTTCGGGTGGGGCTCTATAATCTTCGGCAACCTGGCCATGCTGATATGGATCGCGCTCGGCACGGCCTGCTGCTGGTTCTTCCATCCCGTCGCTTCCTGGGTCTACTTGCCGGCGTCGGTTCTTATGGTCTTCGTCGTGCTTCGCAGGCTGGTGTGTGTCAACTGCTACTACTACGGCAAGCGCTGTCCCATCGGGTGGGGAAAGCTGGCTGCCCTCATGTTCAAGCGGGGCAGCATGGATAAGTTCGCTACGAGTATCGGCGTCAAGCTTGCGCCTGCCACCTACGGCCTGCTGAGCCTGATACCGATGGGATTCTGCATCGCGGCCATGGTGCAGGAATTCGAAGTGGCGCAGCCTATCGTGTTGGTACTATTACTGGCCATATCCGCATACAGCGGCGCGGCCAGCAGGAAGAAGTCCTGCATGAACTGCAAGATGAGATATGCCTGCCCGGGCTGCGCGATAAAGGAGAAGCAGCCGTAGGGGCGAGGTCATCTCGCCCTGATATGTGGTCGGACAATAAATCAGGAGGTGTGATATGAAACCCAGAGGACCTTTGATGATCGAGCACAGGCTCATCGAGAAGATGATCGCTGTTATAAAGGATCAGATGTCGGTTATGCGCGAGCAGAAACGGGTCGACCCGGTTTTCATCGATGCGGCGGTCGATTTCATCAGGATATATGCCGATAAGACGCACCACGGCAAGGAGGAGGACATACTTTTCCGCGACCTGGACAAGAAAAACATGTCGGATGAAGATAAAAAAGGCATGCAGGAACTGGTGGATGAGCACGTATTCGCCAGGAAGAAGGTGGCCGAGCTGGTTCAGGCCAAAGAAGATTACGTCGCAGGGCACAAGGAGGCGCTGGATACCGTATTGGACAGGCTTACAACCCTGGTCGAGTTCTACCCGGAGCATATCAGGAGGGAGGATGAGGTATTCTTCCCGGATACCGAGAAATACTTCACGCGAGATGAACTCGATGCCATGCTTGCCGAGTTCTGGGAGTTCGACAAGAAGATGATCCACGAGAAATACAAGGCCGTGGTCGAACAGTGGAAGGGGAAGGTATAGACGATTTGAAAACATACACGGGGCGGTTCAATGGGTTTTAGCAAGCCCGTGACCGATGTGATTCGGGAACGCTGTTCCTGGCGATCGTACGACGGCAAGGCGCTTGATGAAAAGGTCAGGGCGGAACTGGAGGGCCGTCTCTCCCGCCTCGATAAGGGCCCATTCGGAGTGCCGGTGAGAATCCAGCTTATGGACAGGGCTGGGCCGTCATGGCGGACAAGGGCTTTCGGCACATATGGTTTTATCAGCGGGGCAAAGCATTTCCTGGCCGGCGCCGTCGAGAAGGCCGATAAAGACTTGGAGAACTACGGATACGTTTTCGAGGAGGCTATACTCCATGCCACGGACCTGGGGCTGGGTACCTGCTGGCTCGGCGGAACGTTCAATAGAAGCAGCTTCGCCCGCGCGATACGTCTGCGCGATGACGAGATACTACCCGCAGTCAGCCCAATAGGATATAAGCGAAACAGGAAAGGCGTCCTGGATTCGACCATGCACCGAACCGTAGGTTCCGCCAATAGAAGGCCGTGGCGAGAGCTCTTTTTCAATAGTAATCTCGATACACCTGTCGTCGAGGCCGAAGCCGGAAGATACACTGTTCCCCTGGAGATGGTAAGGCTCGCTCCATCGTCGGTCAACGGCCAGCCGTGGAGAATTATCAGGATAGAAGGCTCGGATTCATTTCACTTCTATCTTAAACGTACGGGGCTGAGCACAAGGACGGCCGATATATTCATGCCGCTGTATCTGCAGCGGATAGATATAGGAATTGCCATGTGCCATTTTGAAATTGCTGCGCGGGAGTTGAAGATTGAGGGCAGGTGGGAGGTATTGAATCCCGGCATCGGCCCTCTGCCCGGCGAGGTGGAGTATGTGGTTAGCTGGGTGGGATTGCCGGAATTCTAGGTTCAGCCGCTTGCATTTATTCCGATTGTATCGTACCATTAACTCAGAGTCTTGCTCATGGTTGCCAGTTCTACGGGCAACCCCTTAGAGTTCCCCCGAAAGAGGTCTCTTCAAGGCAAAGTTCCTTTAGAGTATCGGATGACCTGTGTTCATACAGTGTTTGAAGAAAGGATGTCATCCTGTGAGTTTAGCAGATAAAAAACTGAAATGTGTCGACTGCGGAGCCATGTTCACCTTCCGTGCCAGTGAGCAGAAGTTCTACGCCAGCAAAGGATTTACCAGAGAGCCGAAGCGTTGCACGACATGCCGCGCGGCAAAGAATCAGGTGCGAGGTGTCAACCGCGCTGGCGTAAGCAGCATCTCCCGCAGGAGTTTGTATCCTGCTGTCTGTGTCCAGTGCGGCGCTCACACCGAGGTTCCGTTCTCGCCTAATGGCGGCAAGCCGGTTTATTGCAGCCAGTGCCGCAGTCTTCAGGGATCCAAACGCAGATAATAACTTTCGATATGATAGAAGGTGGAAGAAATCGCCGCCTTGCCATTACGATGTAAATCTCTGCCCCTTGCTTTTACTTTAATTGTAGCGTATGCTTGACTTAGTGGCTTGATCAAAGGTTACCAGTTCTACCAGCAACCCCTTAGAGTTCCCCAATTAAAGGTCTCTCAGAGGCAAAGTACTCCAAGTATTGGATGACCGAAGTTCAGCACAGTAATTGAAGAAAGGAGGTCATCCAATGAGTTACACTGACAAAGAACTGCAATGCAACGATTGCGGGAAGACTTTTACCTTCGGTGCCGAGGAGCAGGAGTTCTTCGCACAGAAGGGCTACACCAACGAGCCGAAGCGCTGTCCGGAGTGCCGGGCGGCGAAGAAGCAGGAAAGCGGCGGACGCGGCGGTTATGGCACGCGCAGACAGATGTACCCTGCGGTATGCGCCACATGCAACAAGGCTACAGAAGTTCCCTTTGAGCCTCGTGGTGACAGACCGGTATATTGCAGCGCATGCTACAATGCATCCGGCGGCGGTTCCAGCAGAAACAGGCGATAACCTTAATACAGTAGGTTAATAAAGAGGCCGTGATTCTATCACGGCCTCTTTTTGTTGCATCTGCCAGATTCGCTCTCGTCCATCTGGATATTCTTGAGTGAGTGGGGTTTTGGTTGTATCCTGTAGGGGAGATGCATGAATCGCCAGCTCTGGATTCCCTGATCAAGTCAGGGAATGACAGCCCAAAACAGAGGTATCCCGATGAATCAGGACGGGGGTCTTAGGGGTGTCCCCTATTCTTTTTTAAAGATCCCCCAAGACTGGGGGATACAGGGGGTTGACAATGAAGCCATTCGACAAAGTCCATTTCTTAGATCACGAGCTTTGCCCCTGGTGGTTCGCCTATACGTTCGATAATCCTGTTCGTCGCCTGCTGCACAGTCCGGAAAAAGTCCTCGGCACATATGTTAAAGAAGGGATGACCGTTGTAGACATCGGCTGCGGCATTGGGCACTTCTCCATAGGCATGGCCCGGCTGGTCGGCCCGAAAGGCAGGGTGATCTCCATCGACCTTCAGCAGAAGATGCTGGACAGGGTGAAAGAACGCGCGGTGCGAGCCAATGTAGACGATCGTATATCGCTGCGATTGTGCATAGCGGGCGATATCGGCGTGGCGGAACCGGTAGACTTCGTGCTCACGTTCTGGATGGCGCACGAGGTTCCCGATGTCGAGGCAATGTTCGGGCAGATACATGCGATATTGAAGGGCGGCGGGAGGTGGCTGCTGGCCGAGCCCAGGCTGCACACGTCGCTCGATCGCTTTGAGGATATAGTGTCGTCAGCTGTTGATTGCGGTTTCACGGTTGTCGAAAAACCGTCCGTCGTAATGAGCTATGCCGCGGTACTGGAGCCGGTCAAGAGACATCAGTTTGCATAAAAGTATATATTACCCTATTGCATTTGTTGAAATCTTGTATTATCATCGTGCCAGTGGCTTGATCAAGGTTACCAAGTTCGACCGGCAACCCCGCAAATTCTCTCTTCAGACCATCTCTTGAAGTCAGGGTTTAGCACAGTACATTGGATGACCAAGTTCAGCACAGTAATTGAAGAAAGGAGGTCATCCAATGAGCTTCACCGACAAAGAGTTGCAGTGTAACGATTGCGGCCGCACCTTCACCTTCGGTGCCGAGGAGCAGGAGTTCTTCGCACAGAAAGGTTACACCAACGAGCCCAAGCGTTGCCCGGAGTGCCGTGCTGCAAAGAAGCAGGAGCGTGGTGGTGGACGCGGCGGTTTTGGTGGCGCCAGAAGGCAGATGTTCCCTGCTGTTTGTGCACAGTGTGGCATAACCACAGAGGTTCCCTTCGAGCCTCGCGGCGACAGGCCGGTATATTGCAGCAAGTGCTATACCGCCAACAATCCTACCAGAAGGCGGTAAACCTGCTGTAGTAGCAAGGAAAAACGAGAGGCCGGGACATGTTCCCGGTCTCTTTTTTTGTTTGATCCTTAGATCGATGAAGCGTTTTACTGTTTGGCGGGTTCGAGATTCTTCATCATTCCATGCGAGAATTCAAAATGACAAACATGAGATAAGTGCCCTCACCCTGACCCTCTCCCTGCGGAGGGAGAGGGAAGATAATTATAAGGAAACACCCCCTAGCCCCCTCTTCTAAAAAGAGGGGGAACAGGTACGTCTTGGATTTTATCCAAATGCCCAGCACAGCTCTCTCACCGGCCGGTGAGAGATTAGCTTATAAGAGTGGTGCAGGAGAGATCTCTCTCCTGCTGGGGTATTAGGGGTGTCCCCTATCTTTTTTTCAATTCCCCCAAGATTGGGGGATAGCAGGGGGTTGACCCTCCAGACACCTTTAAAAATTGACAGCCATAGCCGATTCTAGCTATAATCTGGCGGGTAAGCCGAGCAAATTGAAGGGGGAATTTAAAGAGAATGGGTAAAGTTGATATCAAGATACTGGGCCTTTCGGCGACGCCGGTACTGAACGGCAACTGCGACACATTCGTCAAGGAAGCCCTGAAGGCCGCCGAGGCCATGTCAAGCGACCTGGGCAAGGTCGAGGTCGAGTTCGTCACGCTGGCCGATAAGGACATCACCATGTGCAAGAACTGCCAGTGGTGCATCCAGAACAAGAAGCCCTGCAAGATCAAGGACGACGCGCATGACGTATACGAGAAGCTGGTCAAGGCCGATGGTTATATCTTCGGCGCGCCGGCATGGGGGCTGACGCTCTCGCCGCCGCTGACCATCCTCTGGTCGCGCGTGCGCTACTACGCTATATTCACTCAATTACTAAAGAACAAGGTCGCCGGATACCTCACCGTCGGCTTCTTCGGTCTCGGTTTCGACGCCTGCCTGGACCAGATGGAGAACCTGATGAAGCGCATGATGATCCCCGTCGCCCGCGGCTGGGCCGTGACCAGCACCATCTACCAGGGCGAGCGGCCGAGTTACCTGGAGCACGGCGTGCTCGACGACAAGCGCGGCATGGTCATGGCCAACCAGGTCGGCGTCAGGGTCGTTGAGATAACACGCATGATAAAATACGCCACGCAGCAGGGCGTAACCCTGCCCGATGATTATAAGACCACCGTCTTCGGCGGGCACTGGGAGAAGAAGCGCAAGAAGGTATACGTGGACGGCGTATGGAGGGAAGCGGGCAGTGGGGACTAGAGCTCAGCGCAGGGTCAGCGCGGAAGAAGCCATCGCGGCGATCAAGCCCGGCGATATGGTCTTCATCGAAGGCACCAGCGGTGAGCCCAGAACGCTCGTCGATGCTCTGGCCGCCGATCACGTAAGGCTCAAAGGGACGCACATCCTGGACAGCCGCGTCATACCAAACTCGCCGTATGCCAAATTGCTCGACTATTTCCACGTGATAACGATGCACGTAAACCCGGACTACCGCGATCCCGTGAAGAACGGCACGGCCGATTTCCTTCCCGTCGCACTCACGCAAACGCCGAAACTGTTCACGACCACGGTGCCGCTCGATGTGGCGCTGGTGCACGTATCGCCTCCCGACGAGAACGGCAAAGTCAGCTTCGGCTGCGTGCCCGGCTTCAACCGCGATGCCGCGAAGCACGCAAAGGTCGTTATCGCGCAGATGAACAAGAGCATGCCCTATACCTACGGCGACAGCCTCATGCCGCTGAGCGATATCGACTACATCGTCGAGGTCGACCGCCCCGTTCAGCCGTGGCCGGACCCGACCATCGGACCCGAGGAGGAGGCAGTAGCACGCGTCGTCAGCGATCGCATCAATGACGGCGACACGGTGTGCATCGGCGTGGGCGCGATACCGGAGGCGCTGGTTAAAATCTTAAAGACGCGCAAGAACCTTGGCATGCACACCGGCATGATTAGCGACAGCACCGTGGACCTCATGGAGAGCGGCGTAGTCACCAACGAGCGCAAGGCGCACGACAGGGGCGTGACCGTGAGCGGCGCGGCGGTGGGCAGCGAGAAGCTGTTCAAGTTCATACATAAGAACCCTAAAGTCGGATTGTATCCGTATACATACACCCACGATCCCAACATCATCAGCAAGTTCGATAACTTCATAACTATCGTATCAGCCATCGAGGTCGATCTCGCAGGGCAGGTTAACGCCGAGACCATCAAGGGATTGCAGATCAGCGCCGTGGGCGGGCAGGGGGAGTGGCTGCGCGGGGCGGCGGTGGCCCCCAACGGCCGGTCAATAATCGCCTTCAACTCGTCCATCAGGGGCAAGACCTCCAACGTCTCCCGCATCGTGGCCAAACTGGGCGAGGGCACCATCACCAGCGTCTCCCGCTACGATGTGGACATGGTGGCCACGGAGTACGGCATCGCCGAGCTCAAGGGCAGGACCATAGCCCAGCGCGCCAAGGCACTGATAGCGATAGCGCACCCCGATTTCCGTGAAGGGCTGGAGAAGGCCTGGCGCGGGATAAAGTAAGTTCAGTGCTGGCGAAGGTGGCACTCACCTTCGCCAGTTTCTTTGTAACTTCAGCATAGATTAGAAAATAAGAATGACTACATTTAACAAAGTCGTTTTCAATCTAAACATCATTTTGATGGCAGTTGTAATGCTACTAATGGTGACTGCTTGCAATACTGAGACGCAGAAGACAGCAGAAGACTACGTAAATCTTGGGAAAGAAGCCCTATCGGAAAACAGCTTCAATGAAGCGATAGGCTTCTGTAACCAGTCTATAGCACTTAATCCTAATAATGTGTCAGTCTACTGTGTCCGTGGAACAGCTTATGTTGGCTTGAGAGACTTCGATACTGCCATAGCTGATTTTAGTCAGGCTATAAACCTCAATCCCAACGAGTCTGTAGCGTATTGTCTTCGTGGTATAGCCTATGAAGCGATGGAGAATTGGGATAATGCTATAGACGACTATAGTCAAGCCATAGTGCTTTATCCAGAATACGCTTCAGCTTACCGTTATCTTGGAAACGTCTACACAGAGATGAGTAACTGGGAACAGGCCCTAGAGAACTACAACCGATCTATTGAAATAGACCCGGGATATGCTCCCGCTTATTGTGACCGAGGCTTGCTCTATATTGATCTTTATGAGCTTGACATGGCTGAAACTGATCTCAACCGTGCTATTGAGCTAGATCCCTATCTTGATACCGCTTATAGTGGTCGTGGGTTTATATTCTTTATGTCACTCGATATGAACAACGCCCTACTCGATTTTAATCATGCCATTGAACTTAATCCAAATAACGCCTTAGCATACCGCGGCCGCGCGATAACATACTCCACACTTGACGATCAAGATAGAGCCCTTGCTGATGCAAATCGTGCAATTGAACTAGACCCTAATAGCGCTGAAGCTTATTTTGGCCGAGGAGTAATTCGGAAGCGCCTTGGAAATGTAGAAGGGGCTATAGCTGACTTCCAAAAGTGTCTGACTCTAAATCCAGATGCGGACACCAAAGAAGAAGCTGAAGAATATTTAGAAGAGCTTGGAGTTGCACCATAGTCGTAGCATGGGCAGTGCCCACCGCCTACCTGCTGAGCTTTGCGCTGACAAGCCGGTTCAAGCTCACGTGAGACTCGGCAGCCTCTATCGCCAGCTTGCGGTGCACCTCCGGCGGGACACGCACCTGGAACTTGCCGCTGTATTTCCCCAGCGCTATCGGAGTCGGGATCGTTTCCTTTGCAGTTTTCATGTCATCAATGACCTCTGCCACCAGCTCCCTGATACCTTTGAGCGCCTTCTCCGGCTCATCGGCCAGCCAGCTCAGGCTGGGGAACTCGGCGCACAGCCCCACATACTCCTGATCTTCCTCCGACCAGATAACACGATATGTATATTTATCATTTACCGCTGACATCTTAGTTACCATCTCCCGCCTCCAATCTCTCGACAGCCTTGAGCACCTGCTTCACCTGATACGCTTTAGCCATCCCTTTGTCGTCCTGAATATTCAAACGCGGGTCGTCCTTGAACGGAGTTTTGTAGATTCGATGGCTGGAGGCCTTCTGTCTGGGCTGGCCAAAGTAGTGGTCACACACTTTGCACAGATCATCGAATCTCACCCCTTTCGCATTCTGCCGCATCAAGGCTAGGATTTTATCGGTTTTCACAGCTGTATAGTATCATTATTGATATCATCTGTCAATACGTTTGTACCGCTAATTTGTCATTGCGAGGAGCCGAAGGCGACGTGGCAATCCCATAATCTTTGCAGACATACGTAGGGGAAGTTCGCGAACCGCCTCTACCCACGCAAAAGATGTGTCCCTAAATAATTCACCGTTGCATTTGGGCAGACACGCAGGTCTGCCCCTACATCAATCGACCGGGCAATGATAAGGTGACACGAACTCCCCCGTGTCCCCCTCTTTGATTAAAGAGGGGGAAGCAATACAGCCGAGGGGGCGTTCGAAAATCAAAGAGCCCCCCATATCGGAGGGCTCTTTTTTATCGGTTAAATATTCGTACGGCTATCTCTTTTTCTTAGCCGCTGGTTTCTTTGCTGCCGCCTTCTTGGCTGCGGGTTTCTTGGCCCCCTTTTTGATATCCTCGGGGCGCCAGTTCTGATCTTTGTAGGTCTTGTCCCTGTCCGCGTACATGCCCTTGCGGCCTTTTGTCTTGAGCTCCTTCATCAGGTTGAACTCGTTCTCCCCGAACTTGAGGTTGCTCAGGAGGGTGTGGGAAAGGCTGGCCATATCGTAGCCGGCGGAGAAGCCCATCATGTCCATGGACATGAGGAAGTGCTTCTTGCCCATCACTATGCCGTCAAGCGGGCGCGTGGCGATGAGGTTGGCGATCTTGGTGACCTCGGCCTCGAGCTTGGCGTGAGGCACTACCTTGTTCACCAGGCCCATGTCACATGCCTCTTCAGCCTTCAGCGGGTTGCCCAGGAGCATCATCTCCTTCACCTTGCGCCAGCCGATCATGTAAACATACAGCGGAATCGGGCCCTCGATGCCGAGGTAGGTGTAGCCCGGGTGCGTGTAAATGGCGTTGTCGCTGGAGATGGCCAGGTCGCAGGCGCACATGATCTCGAAGTGGCCTCCGTAGCAATAGCCATGCACCTGAGCGATGGTCACCTTGTCGCAGGTAAGGATCGCCTGCAGGATGCCGCGGCGTCCCCACCACTCGTCGACGCCCCAGTAGCGCCGTCTCTGCGGCGGGCGCTTGGCCTCATCGAGCCCGCGCCGAGAGCGCACGGCGTCGAT is drawn from Dehalococcoidia bacterium and contains these coding sequences:
- a CDS encoding SDR family NAD(P)-dependent oxidoreductase, with protein sequence MSASGTFSSRYGPWALVTGAARGLGAEYSRQIASRGINVVMVDLLTDELERTAEEVRKASGRDVVTIAADLSRPDFIETILKRVEGLEVGLLVSNAAYGPVGMFLERGLEEKLRVLDINVRAPLTLVHEFAIKMAARGRGGIIMMSSASAMQGTPYVANYAATKAYNLILAEGLWVELRRKGVDVLGFMPGTTRTPGYFESGAQIGKAKMVKVMEPGPTVTEALDALGRRPSHIAGRGNRITFFISGKLMPRKAAIGLAANILDKMYSGK
- a CDS encoding hemerythrin domain-containing protein, with protein sequence MKPRGPLMIEHRLIEKMIAVIKDQMSVMREQKRVDPVFIDAAVDFIRIYADKTHHGKEEDILFRDLDKKNMSDEDKKGMQELVDEHVFARKKVAELVQAKEDYVAGHKEALDTVLDRLTTLVEFYPEHIRREDEVFFPDTEKYFTRDELDAMLAEFWEFDKKMIHEKYKAVVEQWKGKV
- a CDS encoding nitroreductase family protein, producing MGFSKPVTDVIRERCSWRSYDGKALDEKVRAELEGRLSRLDKGPFGVPVRIQLMDRAGPSWRTRAFGTYGFISGAKHFLAGAVEKADKDLENYGYVFEEAILHATDLGLGTCWLGGTFNRSSFARAIRLRDDEILPAVSPIGYKRNRKGVLDSTMHRTVGSANRRPWRELFFNSNLDTPVVEAEAGRYTVPLEMVRLAPSSVNGQPWRIIRIEGSDSFHFYLKRTGLSTRTADIFMPLYLQRIDIGIAMCHFEIAARELKIEGRWEVLNPGIGPLPGEVEYVVSWVGLPEF
- a CDS encoding zinc-ribbon domain containing protein is translated as MSLADKKLKCVDCGAMFTFRASEQKFYASKGFTREPKRCTTCRAAKNQVRGVNRAGVSSISRRSLYPAVCVQCGAHTEVPFSPNGGKPVYCSQCRSLQGSKRR
- a CDS encoding zinc-ribbon domain containing protein → MSYTDKELQCNDCGKTFTFGAEEQEFFAQKGYTNEPKRCPECRAAKKQESGGRGGYGTRRQMYPAVCATCNKATEVPFEPRGDRPVYCSACYNASGGGSSRNRR
- a CDS encoding class I SAM-dependent methyltransferase is translated as MKPFDKVHFLDHELCPWWFAYTFDNPVRRLLHSPEKVLGTYVKEGMTVVDIGCGIGHFSIGMARLVGPKGRVISIDLQQKMLDRVKERAVRANVDDRISLRLCIAGDIGVAEPVDFVLTFWMAHEVPDVEAMFGQIHAILKGGGRWLLAEPRLHTSLDRFEDIVSSAVDCGFTVVEKPSVVMSYAAVLEPVKRHQFA
- a CDS encoding zinc-ribbon domain containing protein; this encodes MSFTDKELQCNDCGRTFTFGAEEQEFFAQKGYTNEPKRCPECRAAKKQERGGGRGGFGGARRQMFPAVCAQCGITTEVPFEPRGDRPVYCSKCYTANNPTRRR
- a CDS encoding flavodoxin family protein, which codes for MGKVDIKILGLSATPVLNGNCDTFVKEALKAAEAMSSDLGKVEVEFVTLADKDITMCKNCQWCIQNKKPCKIKDDAHDVYEKLVKADGYIFGAPAWGLTLSPPLTILWSRVRYYAIFTQLLKNKVAGYLTVGFFGLGFDACLDQMENLMKRMMIPVARGWAVTSTIYQGERPSYLEHGVLDDKRGMVMANQVGVRVVEITRMIKYATQQGVTLPDDYKTTVFGGHWEKKRKKVYVDGVWREAGSGD
- a CDS encoding acetyl-CoA hydrolase/transferase C-terminal domain-containing protein, whose amino-acid sequence is MGTRAQRRVSAEEAIAAIKPGDMVFIEGTSGEPRTLVDALAADHVRLKGTHILDSRVIPNSPYAKLLDYFHVITMHVNPDYRDPVKNGTADFLPVALTQTPKLFTTTVPLDVALVHVSPPDENGKVSFGCVPGFNRDAAKHAKVVIAQMNKSMPYTYGDSLMPLSDIDYIVEVDRPVQPWPDPTIGPEEEAVARVVSDRINDGDTVCIGVGAIPEALVKILKTRKNLGMHTGMISDSTVDLMESGVVTNERKAHDRGVTVSGAAVGSEKLFKFIHKNPKVGLYPYTYTHDPNIISKFDNFITIVSAIEVDLAGQVNAETIKGLQISAVGGQGEWLRGAAVAPNGRSIIAFNSSIRGKTSNVSRIVAKLGEGTITSVSRYDVDMVATEYGIAELKGRTIAQRAKALIAIAHPDFREGLEKAWRGIK
- a CDS encoding tetratricopeptide repeat protein produces the protein MTTFNKVVFNLNIILMAVVMLLMVTACNTETQKTAEDYVNLGKEALSENSFNEAIGFCNQSIALNPNNVSVYCVRGTAYVGLRDFDTAIADFSQAINLNPNESVAYCLRGIAYEAMENWDNAIDDYSQAIVLYPEYASAYRYLGNVYTEMSNWEQALENYNRSIEIDPGYAPAYCDRGLLYIDLYELDMAETDLNRAIELDPYLDTAYSGRGFIFFMSLDMNNALLDFNHAIELNPNNALAYRGRAITYSTLDDQDRALADANRAIELDPNSAEAYFGRGVIRKRLGNVEGAIADFQKCLTLNPDADTKEEAEEYLEELGVAP
- a CDS encoding toxin-antitoxin system HicB family antitoxin, producing the protein MSAVNDKYTYRVIWSEEDQEYVGLCAEFPSLSWLADEPEKALKGIRELVAEVIDDMKTAKETIPTPIALGKYSGKFQVRVPPEVHRKLAIEAAESHVSLNRLVSAKLSR
- a CDS encoding toxin HicA; translated protein: MRQNAKGVRFDDLCKVCDHYFGQPRQKASSHRIYKTPFKDDPRLNIQDDKGMAKAYQVKQVLKAVERLEAGDGN
- a CDS encoding enoyl-CoA hydratase/isomerase family protein translates to MSYCKYEVNKKTRVATLTFDKPEKLHALVPMKDLEEVIARLYDASRDDNVAVVVLKGSGRAFGAGYDIDAVRSRRGLDEAKRPPQRRRYWGVDEWWGRRGILQAILTCDKVTIAQVHGYCYGGHFEIMCACDLAISSDNAIYTHPGYTYLGIEGPIPLYVYMIGWRKVKEMMLLGNPLKAEEACDMGLVNKVVPHAKLEAEVTKIANLIATRPLDGIVMGKKHFLMSMDMMGFSAGYDMASLSHTLLSNLKFGENEFNLMKELKTKGRKGMYADRDKTYKDQNWRPEDIKKGAKKPAAKKAAAKKPAAKKKR